Sequence from the Microbacterium sp. AZCO genome:
GGCTGGGGAGGGCACCGCGAGGGGCGCGGTCGACGATGACATGCGCGACAGTATGACACATTCTGTATGGTTGTCACATGGCATCGACGCCGAGGATCGCGGCACCGGGTTCGACGCGGCCCACCGCCGCTGGACGGGCATCGCCCGCCCGCAGCCCCGAGACCGAGGAGGCGATCCTCGACGCCGCGCTCGCCGAGCTTCTCGCCCACGGCATCCGCCGCACGACGGCATCCGATCTCGCCCGCCGTGCCGGCGTCTCGCGACAGACGCTGTACCGCTACTGGCCCGACGCGCAGGCCGTCTTCGCGGCGCTCGTGACGCGCGAGCTCGTCCGGGCGCTTCCGCCGCGCACCCCGGAGCCGCCGAGCCTCGACGAGCTCGTCGCGCTCCTCGTCGAGACGGCGGACCGGATCAGGCGGATGCCGCTCCTCGGCCGCCTCCGCGACACCGACCCCGAGCTGTTCGGCCGCTACGTCTTCACGCGTCTCGGGTCGAGCCAGCGCGCCATCCACGCGGACCTCGCGGCACGCCTCGCGCGTGGACAGTCGCAGGGCTTCGTGCGGGCGGGCGACCCCGCACAGCTCGCGGCGATGGTGCTGCTCGTCGTGCAGTCGGCCGTGCAGTCCGGGCCGCTCGTCGCGGAGTGGCTGCCGGCGGAGAGCTGGACCACCGAGCTGCGTGCCGCGCTTGCGGGCTACCTCGGAGGAGCGTCGTGACCCGGATCGTCGGACGCACTCCCTTCCCGACAGCGCTCAACGCCGCACGCCGGAGCGCCGAGCTGACGCGCCTGGGCGACGCGCCCGACGTCGACGTGCTCGTGATCGGCGGCGGCATCACGGGCGCCGGGCTCGCGCTCGACGCCGCGAGCAGGGGCCTGCGGACCGTCCTCGTCGAGCGCCACGACCTCGCCTCGGGCACGAGCCGCTGGAGCTCCAAGCTCGTCCACGGCGGCCTGCGCTACCTGGCGTCGGGCCAGCTCGGCATCGCGCACGAGAGCGCCGCCGAGCGGCATCTGCTCATGACGCGGCTCGCGCCGCACCTCACGCGTCCGCTCGCGCAGGTGCTGCCCCTCTTCGCTCCTGGCCACATGACCCAGGGGGCGCTCCTCGGCGCCGGCTACGGCATGGGCGACGTGCTCCGCCGGTTCGTCGGCACGCCCGACGCCGTGCTGCGCTCGCCGGGTCCGATCGGCGTCGCCGAGACGCTGCGTCTCGCGCCCGCCGTGCGCACCGACGCCCTGCGCGGAGCGCTGCGCGGATGGGACGGGCAGCTCATCGACGATGCGCGTCTCGTCGTGGCCGTCGCCCGGACGGCGGCGGGCTACGGGGCCTCCATTTTCACGCGCGTCGAGGCGGTCGCCGCCACGGGAGATGGCGCCCTGCTGCGCGACACGCTCACGGGCGAGGTGCTCGACGTGCGGGCGCGCGCCGTCGTCAACGCGACGGGGGTGTGGGCGGGTTCGCTCGACCCGAGCGTGCGCCTGCGGCCGAGCCGCGGCACGCACCTCGTCGTCGAGACGGAGCGGCTCGGCGGCTCGGACGTGTCGCTCACGGTGCTCGTGCCCGGGTCGCGCAGCCGGTTCGTCTTCACGCTGCCCGCGCAGCACGGCCGCACGTACATCGGGCTGACCGACGTGCCGGCCGACGGACCGATCCCCGACGTGCCCGAGGCGACCGAGGACGAGATCGGGATGCTGCTCGCCGTCGTGGGCACGGCGCTCGATGTGCCGCTCACCCGGTCGGACGTCGTCGGCACCTATGCGGGCCTGCGCCCGCTCCTCACGTCGGCCCACGACGACGACGAGACGAGCGACCTCTCCCGCCGCCACGCGATCCTCGAGTCGGCCGACGGCGTGCTGAGCGTCGTGGGCGGCAAGCTCACGACCTACCGCCGCATGGCCGAGGACGGCATCGACGACGCCGTGCGCCGTCGGATCCTCGCGACCGCGCGGCCGTCGGTGACACGCGGGATCCCCCTGGTCGGCGCATGGCCGCGGGCGCGGCTCGGCGAGATCGCCGCAGCGCCGAGGCTCGTGCGCCGGTTCGGCGCCGAGGCCCCCTATGCGGCGGGCCTGCCCGACGGACTCGCCGCGGCGCGCGGGGTGACGGCGCAGGAGCTGGAGTGGGGCGTCTCGGTCGAAGGGGCCCTCACGATCGACGATCTGCTCGACCGTCGCACGAGGCTCGGCCTCGTCGAGGCCGACCGCCGGGAGTCGATGGATGCCGCGGCCGACGCCTTCGCGCGCGCCGGGGTCGACGCCCTCTGACGCGCGCACCTTTGGCAGTAATCCGCCTTCCGGCGTCTGCCCGCCAGGCGCGTGATGTCGGAGGTCGGCGCCAGACTGATCCGGTGGGATCCACCCTCGCTCCACCGTCTCACGGTCATCTCGGCGTCGTGCAGGGCACGGCGCTCTACATCGCATCCGTCCTCGGCACGGGTCTCCTCGTGCTGCCCGGACTCGCCGCCGACGTCGCGGGTCCTGCCAGCATCGTCTCGGTGCTCGCCGTGCTGCTGCTCTCGGTCCCCCTCGCCGGCACGTTCGCGGTGCTCGCCTCGCGGTACCCCGACCCGGGCGGCGTCGCGAGCTACGTGCGCCGCGCCCTGGGCGGCACGGCCGCGCGGGCGGCGGGGTACTGGTTCCTGTTCGGCGTGTGCGCGGGTGCTCCCGTCGTGGGCGTGCTGGGGGCCGAGTACGTCGCAGCGATCGCCGGCATCGACCGCGCGATGGTCCCCGTCATCGCGGCGGCGATCTTCGCGCCGCCGTTCGTCGCCAATGCCTTCGGCGTGCGGGTGGCGGGCTGGGTGCAGTTCGTCCTGACGGCGCTCCTCCTCGCCGTCGTCGTGACCGTCGTGGCGCTCGCGGCACCGGCGGTCGAGCCGCAGAACTTCCAGCCCTTCCTGCCCCACGGCTGGGCGGGCGTCGGCACCGCGATCAGCCTCTTCGTGTGGGCCTTCGCGGGGTGGGAGGTCGGAACCCACATCTCCGGCGAGTTCCGCGATCCGCGCCGCGCGATCCCGATCGCCACCGGCATCGCGCTCGTCGTCACGGGCGCGTGCTACCTCGTGCTGCAGGTCATCACGGTCGGCGCCCTGGGCGGCGCCGCAGGTGAGGGGCAGGTCCCGCTCCTCGATCTCGCGCGGCTCGGCTCGCCGGGCGTCGGCACGATCGCGGTCGGCGTCATCGCGGCGATCGTCGCGCTGGGGGTCATGAACGCGTATCTCGCGGCGTTCGCCAAGCTCGGGGCATCCCTCGCCTCCAATGGCGACCTCCCGCGCTGGTTCTCGAAGGGTCTCGAATCCGGCGCCGTGCCTCGCCGCGCGCTCGCCCTGACCGCGGGCGTCGTGACCGTCTACTTCGCGCTCATGGTGTGGTCGGGCCTTGAGCTGACGCCGTTCATCCTCGTGCACACGAGCAGCATGGTGTCGATCTACGCGCTCGGCATGGTGGCCGCCGTGCGGCTGCTGGAGCGCTGGTCGCTCGGCTGGTGGCTCGCCGTCATCGCGGCGGTCCTGTGCGGGGGGATGCTGGTGCTCGCGCTCGGCTCGCTGCTTCCCGCCGCCCTCCTCGCCGTCGCCGCCGTCCTCGTCACCGCCGTACGGCGTGCCCGTGCGCGGCGAGCGGTCCGCCGGGGGGCGGAGCCGGAACGAGGAGGGCCGCAGCCGGCGAACCGGCTGCGGCCCCACGTCGATCAGGACGGGCAGGCGGACGTCAGAGCGTCAGCGCCTTCTGCATGATCTGAGCGTGCTCGACCGCGTGCACCTTGGGCGAACCGGTCGCGGGCGACGCGGCCGCCGAGCGCGACACGCGGCGGATCGTGCGGCCGTGCAGGTGCTTGACGACCTCGAGCGCGATGAACGGCCAGGCGCCCTGGTTCTCGGGCTCGTCCTGCACCCAGACGAGCTCGGCGTTCGGGTAGCTGTCGATGACGGCGTTGAGCTCGGCGACGGGAGCCGGGTAGAACTGCTCGAGACGCACGAGGGCGATCTCGGGGTTCGGCTTCTTCTCGAGCTCGGCGCGGAGGTCCCAGTGGATCTTGCCGGCGTGCAGCAGCACCCGCTTGACGGCGCCCTTGTCGATCGCCCGGCTGTCGTCGAGGACCGGCTGGAAGGTGCCGTCGACGAAGTCCTCGACGGGGCTCGTCGCGCCGCGGAGGCGGAGCATCGCCTTCGGCGTGAACACGATGAGCGGGCGGCGCGGGCGCGCGTACGCCTGCCGGCGCAGCAGGTGGAAGTACGACGCGGGCGTCGACGGACGCGCCACCGTCATGTTGTCCTGTGCGCACATCTGCAGGTACCGCTCGATGCGCGCCGACGAGTGGTCGGGTCCCTGGCCCTCGTAGCCGTGGGGGAGCAGCAGCACGACACTCGACTGCTGACCCCACTTCTGGTCGGCGGCCGAGATGTACTCGTCGATGACGGACTGCGCGCCGTTGGCGAAGTCGCCGAACTGCGCCTCCCAGAGCACGAGCGAGTCGGGGCGCTCGACGGAGTAGCCGTACTCGAAGCCCATCGCGGCGTACTCGCTCAGCAGCGAGTCGTACACCCAGAAGCGCGCCTGGCTGTCGGAGAGGTTGGTGAGCGGGATCCACTCCTGGCCGTTCGCCCGGTCGTGCAGCACCGCGTGGCGCTGGACGAACGTGCCGCGGCGCGCGTCCTGTCCGGCGAGGCGCACGTTGGTGCCCTCGATCAGCAGCGAGCCGAAGGCGAGCAGCTCGCCGAAGCCCCAGTCGATGCCGCCGTTGCGGCTCATGTCGAGGCGCTTGTCGAGCAGCTGCTGCAGCTTGGGGTGGACCGTGAAGCCGTCGGGCTTGTTGACGAACGCGTCGCCGATGAGCCGCACGATCTCCGCAGGCACGCCCGTGGTCTCCGGGGTCCCCGAGGCGGTGTCGATGGGCGCCGCGGTCGCCGCGACGACCGGGTTGGTGCCGGTCTGGGCGGCGTGCGTCTCCGCGAAGGCGATCTCGAGCCCGTTCTGGAAGTCGAGCTTCGCCTTCTCGTACTCCTCCTCGGTGATGTCGCCGCGGCCGACGAGCGACTCCGTGTACAGGCGCCGCACGGAGCGCTTCGCCTCGATGAGGTTCGTCATGAGGGGCTGTGTCATCGACGGGTCGTCGCCCTCGTTGTGCCCGCGTCGGCGGTAGCAGACGAGGTCGATCACGACATCGCGGTGGAACTCCTCGCGGTACGCGAAGGCGAGCTGCGCGACGCGGACGACGGCCTCGGGGTCGTCGCCGTTCACGTGGAAGATCGGCGCCTGGATCGTCTTGGCGACGTCGGTCGCGTAGATCGAGGTGCGAGCGTCGGCGGGGACGGTGGTGAAGCCCACCTGGTTGTTCACGACGACGTGGATGGTGCCGCCCGTGCGGTAGCCGCGCAGCTGCGACATCTGCAGCGTCTCGACGACGACGCCCTGGCCCGCGAACGCGGCATCGCCGTGCACCAGGATCGGCAGCCACGAGAACGTGCCGATGGGCTTGCGGTCCTGCTTGGCGCGGGCGATGCCCTCGAGCACGCCGTCGACGGTCTCGAGGTGCGACGGGTTGGCCGCGAGCAGCACGGGGAGCTCCTCGCCGCGGTCGGCGACGAAGGTGCCCTCGGTGCCGAGGTGGTACTTGACGTCGCCCGAGCCGCTCTTGCTGCCGACGGCGACGGCGCCCTCGAACTCGCGGAACACCTGGCCGTACGTCTTGCCGGCGATGTTCGTCAGCACGTTGAGGCGGCCGCGGTGCGCCATGCCGATCGCGGCGCCGTCGAGGCCCACCTGGGCGGCGCCCTGCAGGATCTCGTCGAGGAGGGGGATGAGCGACTCGCCGCCCTCGAGGCTGAAGCGCTTCTGGCCGACGTACTTCGTCTGCAGGAACGTCTCGAAGGCCTCGGCCTGGTTGAGCTTCGACAGGATGCGGAGCTGCTCGTCGTGGCCGGGCTTCTGGTACTTGACCTCGACGTGCTCCTGGAACCAGGCGCGCTGGCCCGGGTCCTGGATGTGCATGTACTCGATGCCGATCGTGCGGCAGTACGAGTCGCGCAGGACGCCCAGGATGTCGCGGAGCTTCATGAGGCGCTTGCCGCCGAAGCCGCCCGTGACGAACTCGCGGTCGAGGTCCCAGAAGGTGAGGCCGTGGTTCTCGATCTCGAGGTCGGGGTGCGTGCGCTGCACGTACTCGAGCGGGTCGATGTCGGCCATGAGGTGGCCGCGCACGCGGAAGGAGTTGATGAGCTCCTGCACGCGGGCCGTCTTGTCGACGCGCTCGGCGATGTCGACGCTGATGTCGCTCGCCCAGTGGATGGGGGCGTACGGGATGCGCAGCGCCGCGAAGATGTCCTCGTAGAAGTTGCGCTGCCCGATCAGCAGCTCGTGCACCTTCTTGAGGAACTCGCCCGACCCGGCGCCCTGGATGACGCGGTGGTCGTACGTGCTCGTGAGCGTGATGGTCTTGCCGATGCCGAGCTCGACGAGCGTCTTGTCGCTCGCGCCCTGGAACTCGGCCGGGTACTCGAGGGCGCCCGCGCCCACGATGCATCCCTGCCCCTTCATCAGGCGGGGGACCGAGTGCACCGTGCCGATGCCGCCCGGGTTGGTGAGCGAGATCGTCGTGCCCTGGAAGTCGGCAGCCGTGAGCTTGTTGTTGCGCGCGCGGCTGATGAGGTCCTCATACGAGGCGAGGTACTCGCCGAAGGTGAGCGTGTCGGCGCGCTTGATGCTCGGGACGAGCAGCGACCGCGTGCCGTCGGGCTTGGGCAGGTCGATCGCGATGCCGAGGTTGACGTGCGCGGGGGCTACGACCGACGGCTTGCCGTCGATCTCGGCGTAGAACACGTTCTGGCTCGGGAACTCCTTGAGCGCCCGGATGATCGCCCACCCAATGAGGTGCGTGAAGCTCACCTTGCCGCCGCGCGTGCGGGCCATGTGGTTGTTGATCACGATCCGGTTGTCGATCATGAGCTTCGCGGGCACGGTGCGCACGCTCGTCGCGGTCGGGACGGTCAGCGACTCGTCCATGTTCGCCGCGAGGGTCTTCGTCATGCCGCGGAGGACCGTGACCTGGTCCTCTTCGGAGGATGCCTCGCCCGTCGAGGGCACGACGCTCGGCGCCTGCGCGGGGATGGGCTGGCTCGCGGCCGGCTTCGCGGTCGTGCGAGCGACCGGCTGGGCGCCGATGACCGGGATCGGGGCCGTGACGGGCCGGGGCTCGGACACGGCGGGAGCCTGCGGCGAGGGCGGTGCCGCCTCGGTGGCCGGCGCCGTCGGAGCGGCGGGGACCGCGGGGGCCGACTCGTCGACCGGGTGGTAGGCCTCGAGGATCGGCCACCACGCCTTGTCGACGGAGTTCCTGTCGATCTTGAATTGCTCGTACAGCTCGTCGACGAGCCATTCGTTCGCTCCGAACTCGCCTTCGTTCGAAACCCCGACGCCCGTCACCTGGCTAGACACGCTAGATCGCCTGCTTTCATCGGTGAAGATTGCTGAACGTGCGGGGCTGAGTACTGCCCACACGCACGACTGTTAAGCCTAACCCAGTCTGCCCGGCCGTTCCCGGGGCGCAGAAGGTCGACGGCGCAGGAATCGTCATCATTATCCGTACAGGCAAGAATCACTACCCTTTATGAGCGTGGAGTTCTACGGAGAGCAGCCCGACGTCGACCTGACCTATTCGGATGTCTTCCTCGTGCCGCGCAGATCTGCGGTCACGAGCCGGCTGGATGTCGATCTCGCCCCGGGCGACGGCACGGCCGCGACGATCCCCCTGGTGTCGGCGAACATGAACTCGGTGACGGGCGCCCGCCTCGCGGCCACTCTGGCGCGCCGTGGCGGACTCGGCGTCCTTCCGCAGGACATGCCGCTCCAGGAGCTGGATGCCGCCATCCGCTGGGTGAAGGCGCAGCCGGTCGTCTGGGACACGCCCCTCGTGCTGCCGCCCGATGCGACGGTCGCCGACGCGGCGCGCCTGCTGCCGCCGACGGAGGGCCACGGCATCGTCGTGGCGGGGTCGCCCGCACACCCCGAAGAAGGACTCCACGTCGATGAGATCCTCGGCGTCGTCCCCGCGACGCGCCTCGGCACCGCCCTCCCGGACGCCCGGCTCGGCGACCTCGCGCGTGCGCGCGTCGCCTCGATCGACGCCGACGACGTCGAGACGCCCCGCCACGCGTTCGACCTGATCGTGGGAGCGGATGCCGAGACCGTATGCGTCCTGCACCACGGGTACCTCGTCGGCACCCTCTCGCGCCGCAGCGCGCTGCGCTCCAACATCTACCGCCCCGCCGTCGACGCGGACGGCCGGCTCATCGTCGCCGCCGCCGTGGGCATCAACGGCGACGTCGGGTCCAAGGCGAAGGCCCTCGTGGCGGCCGGCGTCGACGTGCTCGTCGTCGACACGGCGCACGGCCACCAGGAGGGCATGCTCGCCGCCCTCCGCACGGTGTCAGAGCTCGGGCTC
This genomic interval carries:
- a CDS encoding multifunctional oxoglutarate decarboxylase/oxoglutarate dehydrogenase thiamine pyrophosphate-binding subunit/dihydrolipoyllysine-residue succinyltransferase subunit, with translation MSSQVTGVGVSNEGEFGANEWLVDELYEQFKIDRNSVDKAWWPILEAYHPVDESAPAVPAAPTAPATEAAPPSPQAPAVSEPRPVTAPIPVIGAQPVARTTAKPAASQPIPAQAPSVVPSTGEASSEEDQVTVLRGMTKTLAANMDESLTVPTATSVRTVPAKLMIDNRIVINNHMARTRGGKVSFTHLIGWAIIRALKEFPSQNVFYAEIDGKPSVVAPAHVNLGIAIDLPKPDGTRSLLVPSIKRADTLTFGEYLASYEDLISRARNNKLTAADFQGTTISLTNPGGIGTVHSVPRLMKGQGCIVGAGALEYPAEFQGASDKTLVELGIGKTITLTSTYDHRVIQGAGSGEFLKKVHELLIGQRNFYEDIFAALRIPYAPIHWASDISVDIAERVDKTARVQELINSFRVRGHLMADIDPLEYVQRTHPDLEIENHGLTFWDLDREFVTGGFGGKRLMKLRDILGVLRDSYCRTIGIEYMHIQDPGQRAWFQEHVEVKYQKPGHDEQLRILSKLNQAEAFETFLQTKYVGQKRFSLEGGESLIPLLDEILQGAAQVGLDGAAIGMAHRGRLNVLTNIAGKTYGQVFREFEGAVAVGSKSGSGDVKYHLGTEGTFVADRGEELPVLLAANPSHLETVDGVLEGIARAKQDRKPIGTFSWLPILVHGDAAFAGQGVVVETLQMSQLRGYRTGGTIHVVVNNQVGFTTVPADARTSIYATDVAKTIQAPIFHVNGDDPEAVVRVAQLAFAYREEFHRDVVIDLVCYRRRGHNEGDDPSMTQPLMTNLIEAKRSVRRLYTESLVGRGDITEEEYEKAKLDFQNGLEIAFAETHAAQTGTNPVVAATAAPIDTASGTPETTGVPAEIVRLIGDAFVNKPDGFTVHPKLQQLLDKRLDMSRNGGIDWGFGELLAFGSLLIEGTNVRLAGQDARRGTFVQRHAVLHDRANGQEWIPLTNLSDSQARFWVYDSLLSEYAAMGFEYGYSVERPDSLVLWEAQFGDFANGAQSVIDEYISAADQKWGQQSSVVLLLPHGYEGQGPDHSSARIERYLQMCAQDNMTVARPSTPASYFHLLRRQAYARPRRPLIVFTPKAMLRLRGATSPVEDFVDGTFQPVLDDSRAIDKGAVKRVLLHAGKIHWDLRAELEKKPNPEIALVRLEQFYPAPVAELNAVIDSYPNAELVWVQDEPENQGAWPFIALEVVKHLHGRTIRRVSRSAAASPATGSPKVHAVEHAQIMQKALTL
- a CDS encoding GuaB1 family IMP dehydrogenase-related protein, giving the protein MEFYGEQPDVDLTYSDVFLVPRRSAVTSRLDVDLAPGDGTAATIPLVSANMNSVTGARLAATLARRGGLGVLPQDMPLQELDAAIRWVKAQPVVWDTPLVLPPDATVADAARLLPPTEGHGIVVAGSPAHPEEGLHVDEILGVVPATRLGTALPDARLGDLARARVASIDADDVETPRHAFDLIVGADAETVCVLHHGYLVGTLSRRSALRSNIYRPAVDADGRLIVAAAVGINGDVGSKAKALVAAGVDVLVVDTAHGHQEGMLAALRTVSELGLGIPIAAGNIVSAEGVHDLVAAGADILKVGVGPGAMCTTRMMTAVGRPQFSAVLETAEAARIMGAHVWADGGVRYPRDVALALAAGAASVMIGSWFAGTIESPGELQLDDAGRAYKESWGMASTKAVHERFGRLDPYELARKELFAEGISSSKIYLDPLRPGLEDLLDMITSGVRSSFTYAGAATVAEFHERARVGLQSAAGYEEGKALPVSW
- a CDS encoding glycerol-3-phosphate dehydrogenase/oxidase, with translation MTRIVGRTPFPTALNAARRSAELTRLGDAPDVDVLVIGGGITGAGLALDAASRGLRTVLVERHDLASGTSRWSSKLVHGGLRYLASGQLGIAHESAAERHLLMTRLAPHLTRPLAQVLPLFAPGHMTQGALLGAGYGMGDVLRRFVGTPDAVLRSPGPIGVAETLRLAPAVRTDALRGALRGWDGQLIDDARLVVAVARTAAGYGASIFTRVEAVAATGDGALLRDTLTGEVLDVRARAVVNATGVWAGSLDPSVRLRPSRGTHLVVETERLGGSDVSLTVLVPGSRSRFVFTLPAQHGRTYIGLTDVPADGPIPDVPEATEDEIGMLLAVVGTALDVPLTRSDVVGTYAGLRPLLTSAHDDDETSDLSRRHAILESADGVLSVVGGKLTTYRRMAEDGIDDAVRRRILATARPSVTRGIPLVGAWPRARLGEIAAAPRLVRRFGAEAPYAAGLPDGLAAARGVTAQELEWGVSVEGALTIDDLLDRRTRLGLVEADRRESMDAAADAFARAGVDAL
- a CDS encoding TetR/AcrR family transcriptional regulator, with product MASTPRIAAPGSTRPTAAGRASPARSPETEEAILDAALAELLAHGIRRTTASDLARRAGVSRQTLYRYWPDAQAVFAALVTRELVRALPPRTPEPPSLDELVALLVETADRIRRMPLLGRLRDTDPELFGRYVFTRLGSSQRAIHADLAARLARGQSQGFVRAGDPAQLAAMVLLVVQSAVQSGPLVAEWLPAESWTTELRAALAGYLGGAS
- a CDS encoding amino acid permease translates to MGSTLAPPSHGHLGVVQGTALYIASVLGTGLLVLPGLAADVAGPASIVSVLAVLLLSVPLAGTFAVLASRYPDPGGVASYVRRALGGTAARAAGYWFLFGVCAGAPVVGVLGAEYVAAIAGIDRAMVPVIAAAIFAPPFVANAFGVRVAGWVQFVLTALLLAVVVTVVALAAPAVEPQNFQPFLPHGWAGVGTAISLFVWAFAGWEVGTHISGEFRDPRRAIPIATGIALVVTGACYLVLQVITVGALGGAAGEGQVPLLDLARLGSPGVGTIAVGVIAAIVALGVMNAYLAAFAKLGASLASNGDLPRWFSKGLESGAVPRRALALTAGVVTVYFALMVWSGLELTPFILVHTSSMVSIYALGMVAAVRLLERWSLGWWLAVIAAVLCGGMLVLALGSLLPAALLAVAAVLVTAVRRARARRAVRRGAEPERGGPQPANRLRPHVDQDGQADVRASAPSA